From a region of the Buteo buteo chromosome 7, bButBut1.hap1.1, whole genome shotgun sequence genome:
- the RUBCN gene encoding run domain Beclin-1-interacting and cysteine-rich domain-containing protein isoform X4, translating to MEMKSYSNLGVEHLCILTVLERSMRKEHWKLLGNLKTTVEGLVSTSNPNVWSKYGGLERLCRDMHSILYHGLIRDKVCCRQKDYWQFVKDIRWLSPGSAHHLEKFISLQESSQPDPQGPGDQAIAQLWLQHSLQCHCLSAQLRPLLGNRQYIRKFYADTAFLLSDAHVTAMLQCLEAVEQNNPRLLAQIDTSMLAGTSLPSLCASGPSAGTRDMCDHDAEGQEGRLPRELGCLDHFTESLLTRKGDGPPPVTKSQSLTALPASLYVPAAGCAQQRCFGSFSSLHHPASSGLSDRRPASSSVSSSTSQLQERCPSTRSSSFSEGRSPLEQPGCVTHFHVPSPKDPFSPASEMSSSTTSQSEDTWTGSQDDPQSDVNDGPEYLAIGNSGRRGRACSSASTNSTKSSSSKLFSSSSSQKLDSMSSLGEQGASGGGSRGLSLLRRSSFSEGQSLAPQGILKKSHVRSHSDTNVASGKLHESHGDPGGGREPVSASTQSSELSTPSSLYMEYDSGQYLSSGEGMFRRPSEGQSLISYLSEQDFGSCADLEKENAHFSISESLIAAIELMKCNMMSRQLEEEEEDSDKEIQELKQKIRIRRQQIRTRHLFPTCQELGSDSLVATDSGSQFSSHGSMRLSDSGSAEDVEEYEIRDADIKRNPDSSRKSFLSSESISHSFLNSNSAEAVAMGLLKQFEGMQLPAASELEWLVPEHDAPQKLLPIPDSLPISPDDGEHADIYKLRIRVRGNLEWAPPRPQIIFNVHPAPTRKVAVAKQNYRCAGCGIRTDPDYIKRLRYCEYLGKYFCQCCHENAQMVIPSRILRKWDFSKYYVSNFSKDLLSKIWSDPLFNVQDINPALYRKVKSLNQVWLLRIQLFHMKNMFKTCRLAKDLLDSFDAVPGHLTEDLHLYSLSDLSATKKGDLVPRLTELLRAGSLHVEKCMLCQAKGFICEFCQNEGDIIFPFELNKCRICEECKACYHKSCFKSTRCPRCERLQARRELLAKQSMESYVSDYEDELEQPEAVAAT from the exons ATGGAGATGAAGAGTTACTCCAACCTTGGAGTGGAGCATCTCTGCATCCTGACGGTGCTGGAGCGCTCGATGCG AAAGGAGCATTGGAAGCTGCTAGGCAACCTGAAGACCACAGTGGAAGGTTTGGTGTCCACCAGCAACCCGAATGTCTGGTCCAAGTATGGCGGCTTGGAACGACTCTGCAGAGACATGCACAGCATCCTCTACCATGGGCTCATCCGTGACAAG GTGTGCTGCAGACAGAAGGATTACTGGCAGTTTGTGAAGGACATTCGTTGGCTGAGTCCCGGCTCTGCTCATCACCTGGAGAAG TTCATCAgcctgcaggagagcagccagCCTGACCCGCAGGGCCCGGGGGACCAGGCCATCGCgcagctgtggctgcagcacagcctgcagtGCCACTGCCTGTCGGCGCAGCTGAGACCGCTCCTGGGGAACCGGCAGTACATCAGGAAATTCTATGCAG ACACTGCCTTCCTGCTCAGTGACGCCCACGTCACGGCCATGCTGCAGTGCCTGGAGGCTGTTGAGCAGAACAACCCCAGGCTTCTGGCTCAGATCGATACCTCCATG CTGGCCGGCACGTCACTGCCATCCCTGTGTGCGTCAGGTCCTTCTGCTGGGACAAGAGACATGTGTGACCACGACGCTGAAGGACAGGAGGGCCGTCTGCCTAGGGAGCTGGGCTGCCTGGATCATTTCACTGAGAGCCTG CTTACCAGGAAGGGCGACGGTCCACCTCCGGTGACGAAGAGTCAGAGCCTGACTGCCCTCCCCGCATCCCTGTATGTCCCCGCTGCAGGCTGCGCGCAGCAGCGCTGCTTTGGGTCCTTCTCTAGCCTGCACCATCCAGCCTCCTCTGGCCTCTCAG ACAGGAGACCAGCGAGCTCCTCCGTCAGCTCCAGCACCAGCCAGCTCCAGGAGCGCTGCCCATCCACCCGGTCCTCCTCCTTCAGTGAGGGCAGGTCCCCTCTGGAACAGCCTGGCTGTGTCACCCACTTCCACGTCCCCTCACCCAAAGACCCCTTCTCTCCAGCCAGCGAGATGAGCTCCAGCACCACCAGCCAGAGCGAGGACACTTGGACAGGGAGTCAGGATGATCCACAGAGCGATGTTAACGATGGGCCGGAGTACCTGGCCATTGGAAACTCggggcgccggggccgggcatGCAGCAGCGCCAGCACCAACAGCACCAAGAGCAGTAGCTCCAAACTCTTCTCCTCCAGCAGTTCCCAGAAGCTGGACTCAATGTCATccctgggggagcagggggcaAGCGGAGGTGGAAGCAGGGGCCTGAGCCTGTTGCGCCGGTCCAGCTTCTCCGAAGGACAGTCATTAGCTCCGCAGGGCATCCTCAAGAAGAGCCACGTGCGCTCGCACTCTGACACCAACGTGGCTTCAGGGAAATTGCACG AGTCCCACGGTGATCCAGGTGGAGGGAGAGAGCCAGTCTCTGCTTCCACCCAGAGCAGTGAACTGAGCACACCCAGCTCCCTCTACATGGAGTACG ACTCTGGACAGTACCTGAGCTCGGGAGAAGGGATGTTCAGGAGACCCTCAGAAGGGCAGTCCCTCATCAGCTACCTCTCTGAGCAGGACTTTGGCAGCTGTGCTGACCTGGAGAAG GAGAATGCCCACTTCAGCATCTCAGAGTCCCTGATCGCTGCCATTGAGCTGATGAAATGCAACATGATGAGCCGGCAgctagaggaggaggaggaagacagtgaCAAGGAGATCCAGGAGCTTAAACAAAAGATTCGCATTCGGCGCCAGCAGATCCGCACTAGGCACCTGTTCCCTACCTGCCAGGAGTTGGGCTCAGACA GTCTTGTGGCAACAGACAGTGGGTCCCAGTTCAGCTCCCATGGCTCCATGCGGCTCTCTGACTCCGGCTCTGCGGAGGATGTGGAAGAGTATGAGATACGAG ATGCAGACATCAAGAGGAACCCAGACTCCAGCAGGAAGTCCTTTCTGTCCTCGGAGTCCAT ATCCCACTCCTTCCTCAATTCCAACTCAGCAGAGGCCGTGGCCATGGGCTTGCTGAAGCAGTTTGAGGGCATGCAGCTCCCGGCCGCCTCTGAATTGGAGTGGCTGGTCCCTGAGCACGACGCCCCGCAGAAG ctcctgcctaTCCCTGACTCTCTGCCCATCTCTCCCGACGATGGAGAACATGCCGACATCTACAAGCTGAGGATTCGGGTGCGCGGAAACCTGGAGTGGGCCCCACCGCGACCACAGATCATCTTCAATGTTCACCCAGCCCCAAC GAGGAAGGTGGCCGTGGCCAAGCAGAATTACCGGTGTGCAGGCTGTGGCATCCGGACCGATCCTG ATTACATCAAGCGGCTGCGGTACTGTGAGTACCTGGGGAAGTATTTCTGCCAGTGCTGCCACGAGAATGCCCAGATGGTCATCCCCAGCCGCATCCTGCGCAAGTGGGACTTCAGCAAGTACTATGTGAGCAACTTCTCCAAAGACCTGCTGAGCAAGATCTGGAGTGACCCGCTCTTCAATGTGCAGGATATCAATCCTGCCCTGTATCGGAAAGTGAAGTCTCTCAACCAAGTGTGG ctgctgcgAATCCAGCTTTTCCACATGAAGAACATGTTTAAGACGTGCCGGCTAGCTAAAGA CCTCCTGGACTCCTTTGATGCGGTGCCTGGCCACTTAACGGAGGATTTGCACCTCTACTCGCTGAGCGACCTCAGTGCCACAAAGAAAGGGGACCTGGTGCCTCGCCTGACGGAGCTCCTGAGGGCAGGCAGCCTGCATGTTGAGAAGTGCATG ctgtgCCAAGCCAAAGGCTTCATCTGTGAGTTCTGCCAGAATGAGGGTGACATCATCTTCCCCTTTGAGCTCAACAAGTGCAGGATATGTGAAG AGTGCAAAGCCTGCTACCACAAATCCTGCTTCAAGTCCACCCGCTGTCCCCGCTGTGAGCGGCTTCAAGCCCGGAGAGAGCTGCTGGCCAAGCAGAGCATGGAGTCCTATGTCTCGGACTATGAAGACGAGCTGGAGCAGCCGGAGGCGGTGGCAGCCACATGA
- the RUBCN gene encoding run domain Beclin-1-interacting and cysteine-rich domain-containing protein isoform X5: MSGPSMAAWNDSAETCTASSTMGSSVTRQKDYWQFVKDIRWLSPGSAHHLEKFISLQESSQPDPQGPGDQAIAQLWLQHSLQCHCLSAQLRPLLGNRQYIRKFYADTAFLLSDAHVTAMLQCLEAVEQNNPRLLAQIDTSMLAGTSLPSLCASGPSAGTRDMCDHDAEGQEGRLPRELGCLDHFTESLLTRKGDGPPPVTKSQSLTALPASLYVPAAGCAQQRCFGSFSSLHHPASSGLSDRRPASSSVSSSTSQLQERCPSTRSSSFSEGRSPLEQPGCVTHFHVPSPKDPFSPASEMSSSTTSQSEDTWTGSQDDPQSDVNDGPEYLAIGNSGRRGRACSSASTNSTKSSSSKLFSSSSSQKLDSMSSLGEQGASGGGSRGLSLLRRSSFSEGQSLAPQGILKKSHVRSHSDTNVASGKLHESHGDPGGGREPVSASTQSSELSTPSSLYMEYDSGQYLSSGEGMFRRPSEGQSLISYLSEQDFGSCADLEKENAHFSISESLIAAIELMKCNMMSRQLEEEEEDSDKEIQELKQKIRIRRQQIRTRHLFPTCQELGSDSLVATDSGSQFSSHGSMRLSDSGSAEDVEEYEIRDGNDGSNLIQMSKNGLSVSMASLFSDADIKRNPDSSRKSFLSSESISHSFLNSNSAEAVAMGLLKQFEGMQLPAASELEWLVPEHDAPQKLLPIPDSLPISPDDGEHADIYKLRIRVRGNLEWAPPRPQIIFNVHPAPTRKVAVAKQNYRCAGCGIRTDPDYIKRLRYCEYLGKYFCQCCHENAQMVIPSRILRKWDFSKYYVSNFSKDLLSKIWSDPLFNVQDINPALYRKVKSLNQVWLLRIQLFHMKNMFKTCRLAKDLLDSFDAVPGHLTEDLHLYSLSDLSATKKGDLVPRLTELLRAGSLHVEKCMLCQAKGFICEFCQNEGDIIFPFELNKCRICEECKACYHKSCFKSTRCPRCERLQARRELLAKQSMESYVSDYEDELEQPEAVAAT; this comes from the exons ATGTCTGGTCCAAGTATGGCGGCTTGGAACGACTCTGCAGAGACATGCACAGCATCCTCTACCATGGGCTCATCCGTGACAAG ACAGAAGGATTACTGGCAGTTTGTGAAGGACATTCGTTGGCTGAGTCCCGGCTCTGCTCATCACCTGGAGAAG TTCATCAgcctgcaggagagcagccagCCTGACCCGCAGGGCCCGGGGGACCAGGCCATCGCgcagctgtggctgcagcacagcctgcagtGCCACTGCCTGTCGGCGCAGCTGAGACCGCTCCTGGGGAACCGGCAGTACATCAGGAAATTCTATGCAG ACACTGCCTTCCTGCTCAGTGACGCCCACGTCACGGCCATGCTGCAGTGCCTGGAGGCTGTTGAGCAGAACAACCCCAGGCTTCTGGCTCAGATCGATACCTCCATG CTGGCCGGCACGTCACTGCCATCCCTGTGTGCGTCAGGTCCTTCTGCTGGGACAAGAGACATGTGTGACCACGACGCTGAAGGACAGGAGGGCCGTCTGCCTAGGGAGCTGGGCTGCCTGGATCATTTCACTGAGAGCCTG CTTACCAGGAAGGGCGACGGTCCACCTCCGGTGACGAAGAGTCAGAGCCTGACTGCCCTCCCCGCATCCCTGTATGTCCCCGCTGCAGGCTGCGCGCAGCAGCGCTGCTTTGGGTCCTTCTCTAGCCTGCACCATCCAGCCTCCTCTGGCCTCTCAG ACAGGAGACCAGCGAGCTCCTCCGTCAGCTCCAGCACCAGCCAGCTCCAGGAGCGCTGCCCATCCACCCGGTCCTCCTCCTTCAGTGAGGGCAGGTCCCCTCTGGAACAGCCTGGCTGTGTCACCCACTTCCACGTCCCCTCACCCAAAGACCCCTTCTCTCCAGCCAGCGAGATGAGCTCCAGCACCACCAGCCAGAGCGAGGACACTTGGACAGGGAGTCAGGATGATCCACAGAGCGATGTTAACGATGGGCCGGAGTACCTGGCCATTGGAAACTCggggcgccggggccgggcatGCAGCAGCGCCAGCACCAACAGCACCAAGAGCAGTAGCTCCAAACTCTTCTCCTCCAGCAGTTCCCAGAAGCTGGACTCAATGTCATccctgggggagcagggggcaAGCGGAGGTGGAAGCAGGGGCCTGAGCCTGTTGCGCCGGTCCAGCTTCTCCGAAGGACAGTCATTAGCTCCGCAGGGCATCCTCAAGAAGAGCCACGTGCGCTCGCACTCTGACACCAACGTGGCTTCAGGGAAATTGCACG AGTCCCACGGTGATCCAGGTGGAGGGAGAGAGCCAGTCTCTGCTTCCACCCAGAGCAGTGAACTGAGCACACCCAGCTCCCTCTACATGGAGTACG ACTCTGGACAGTACCTGAGCTCGGGAGAAGGGATGTTCAGGAGACCCTCAGAAGGGCAGTCCCTCATCAGCTACCTCTCTGAGCAGGACTTTGGCAGCTGTGCTGACCTGGAGAAG GAGAATGCCCACTTCAGCATCTCAGAGTCCCTGATCGCTGCCATTGAGCTGATGAAATGCAACATGATGAGCCGGCAgctagaggaggaggaggaagacagtgaCAAGGAGATCCAGGAGCTTAAACAAAAGATTCGCATTCGGCGCCAGCAGATCCGCACTAGGCACCTGTTCCCTACCTGCCAGGAGTTGGGCTCAGACA GTCTTGTGGCAACAGACAGTGGGTCCCAGTTCAGCTCCCATGGCTCCATGCGGCTCTCTGACTCCGGCTCTGCGGAGGATGTGGAAGAGTATGAGATACGAG ATGGTAACGATGGATCTAACCTGATTCAAATGTCCAAGAACGGCCTCTCAGTGTCAATGGCTTCCTTGTTCTCAG ATGCAGACATCAAGAGGAACCCAGACTCCAGCAGGAAGTCCTTTCTGTCCTCGGAGTCCAT ATCCCACTCCTTCCTCAATTCCAACTCAGCAGAGGCCGTGGCCATGGGCTTGCTGAAGCAGTTTGAGGGCATGCAGCTCCCGGCCGCCTCTGAATTGGAGTGGCTGGTCCCTGAGCACGACGCCCCGCAGAAG ctcctgcctaTCCCTGACTCTCTGCCCATCTCTCCCGACGATGGAGAACATGCCGACATCTACAAGCTGAGGATTCGGGTGCGCGGAAACCTGGAGTGGGCCCCACCGCGACCACAGATCATCTTCAATGTTCACCCAGCCCCAAC GAGGAAGGTGGCCGTGGCCAAGCAGAATTACCGGTGTGCAGGCTGTGGCATCCGGACCGATCCTG ATTACATCAAGCGGCTGCGGTACTGTGAGTACCTGGGGAAGTATTTCTGCCAGTGCTGCCACGAGAATGCCCAGATGGTCATCCCCAGCCGCATCCTGCGCAAGTGGGACTTCAGCAAGTACTATGTGAGCAACTTCTCCAAAGACCTGCTGAGCAAGATCTGGAGTGACCCGCTCTTCAATGTGCAGGATATCAATCCTGCCCTGTATCGGAAAGTGAAGTCTCTCAACCAAGTGTGG ctgctgcgAATCCAGCTTTTCCACATGAAGAACATGTTTAAGACGTGCCGGCTAGCTAAAGA CCTCCTGGACTCCTTTGATGCGGTGCCTGGCCACTTAACGGAGGATTTGCACCTCTACTCGCTGAGCGACCTCAGTGCCACAAAGAAAGGGGACCTGGTGCCTCGCCTGACGGAGCTCCTGAGGGCAGGCAGCCTGCATGTTGAGAAGTGCATG ctgtgCCAAGCCAAAGGCTTCATCTGTGAGTTCTGCCAGAATGAGGGTGACATCATCTTCCCCTTTGAGCTCAACAAGTGCAGGATATGTGAAG AGTGCAAAGCCTGCTACCACAAATCCTGCTTCAAGTCCACCCGCTGTCCCCGCTGTGAGCGGCTTCAAGCCCGGAGAGAGCTGCTGGCCAAGCAGAGCATGGAGTCCTATGTCTCGGACTATGAAGACGAGCTGGAGCAGCCGGAGGCGGTGGCAGCCACATGA